One part of the Phoenix dactylifera cultivar Barhee BC4 chromosome 4, palm_55x_up_171113_PBpolish2nd_filt_p, whole genome shotgun sequence genome encodes these proteins:
- the LOC120110569 gene encoding cysteine-rich repeat secretory protein 38-like, translating to MPSYLLPNLPQLLFLSFLFTTLRTATSAPSNSWYWYNCSITSNFTTHSTYKSDLQLLLSSLSSAAIPTGFSTQSNGRSPNQVFGSALCRGDVSQDECQYCLSTAVQDILQLCPLSRRGAIWYLKCFLRYSSSNFTSSKDNETSRFRRFSYKTQNASEPFSAALLGNLMTDLIERAAYRSARLFATGEVNMTSSETLYGLVQCTRDQSEDDCHQCLQRSVNIMSTYFPRSIEAVTMAYNCFMGHATYSFYNQSVGAAPPPPPAPEVDPGAPPPRGKDSGKKNVALVIPLVSVLGVLSAIFICSWRRRTFLKVSRKYCIRPV from the exons ATGCCTTCCTATCTCCTCCCTAATCTTCCCcagcttctctttctttcattccTCTTCACCACCCTTCGCACCGCCACTTCAGCCCCGAGCAACAGCTGGTACTGGTACAATTGCTCCATCACATCCAACTTCACCACCCACAGCACCTACAAATCAGACCTCcaactcctcctctcttccctttCCTCCGCCGCCATCCCCACCGGCTTCTCCACCCAGTCCAACGGCCGATCCCCGAACCAAGTCTTCGGCTCTGCTCTCTGCCGCGGCGATGTCTCCCAAGACGAATGCCAGTACTGCCTCTCCACCGCCGTCCAAGACATCCTCCAGCTCTGCCCGTTGAGTCGAAGAGGAGCCATTTGGTACCTAAAGTGCTTTCTCCGCTACTCTAGCAGCAACTTTACCTCTTCCAAAGACAACGAGACTTCAAGATTTAGACGATTCTCCTACAAGACGCAGAATGCCTCGGAGCCGTTCTCCGCCGCGCTGTTGGGAAACCTGATGACTGACTTGATAGAGCGGGCGGCGTACAGGTCGGCACGGCTGTTTGCCACAGGAGAGGTCAATATGACGAGCTCCGAAACGCTGTACGGACTAGTGCAGTGCACGAGGGATCAGTCGGAGGATGACTGCCACCAATGCCTGCAGCGGTCGGTGAACATCATGTCAACTTACTTCCCACGGAGCATTGAAGCTGTGACGATGGCTTACAACTGCTTCATGGGGCACGCGACGTACTCTTTCTATAATCAATCCGTCGGGGCTGCACCACCACCTCCGCCAGCACCGGAGGTGGATCCCGGCGCTCCGCCGCCTAGAGGAAAGGACTCAG GGAAAAAGAACGTAGCCTTGGTCATCCCGTTGGTTAGCGTGTTGGGGGTCCTCTCAGCCATTTTCATCTGTTCATGGAGGAGGAGAACATTTTTAAAAGTATCCCGTAAGTATTGCATACGTCCAGTTTAA